In Candidatus Binataceae bacterium, a single genomic region encodes these proteins:
- a CDS encoding TVP38/TMEM64 family protein: protein MKRQGLIPRLVLAAGLGGAVVWLVLHREFLQAARLERELARFGPAAPILFILLYALATVLFVPGSVLTVTGGALFGPVWGTLWNLTGATLGATVAFLAARYVGSDWVARRSGERLASLIRGVEEEGWRFVAFVRLVPLFPFNLVNYAFGLTRIRLSEYVLASFLCMAPGALAYTYLGYAGREAATGEAGSIHKALLALALLATVAFLPRLLRRLRRERDTI, encoded by the coding sequence ATGAAACGCCAAGGCCTCATCCCACGCCTGGTTCTGGCCGCGGGACTCGGCGGAGCGGTCGTATGGCTCGTTCTCCATCGCGAATTTCTGCAAGCGGCTAGGCTGGAGCGCGAACTGGCACGCTTCGGTCCGGCAGCGCCGATCCTGTTCATCCTGCTCTACGCGCTCGCTACGGTCCTCTTTGTTCCGGGATCGGTTCTGACTGTGACCGGCGGGGCGCTGTTCGGCCCTGTGTGGGGAACTCTGTGGAACCTGACCGGCGCCACGCTCGGCGCGACGGTCGCGTTTCTGGCCGCTCGCTACGTGGGCTCGGATTGGGTTGCGCGGCGTTCCGGCGAACGACTGGCGTCGCTAATCCGCGGGGTGGAAGAGGAAGGGTGGCGATTCGTCGCTTTCGTTCGCCTGGTGCCGCTCTTTCCATTTAATCTGGTGAACTATGCCTTCGGATTGACGCGCATTCGGCTAAGCGAGTACGTGCTCGCCTCGTTCCTGTGTATGGCGCCGGGTGCGCTTGCCTATACCTACCTGGGCTACGCCGGGCGTGAGGCGGCGACCGGAGAGGCGGGATCGATTCACAAGGCCCTGCTTGCATTGGCGCTGCTCGCTACCGTCGCTTTCCTGCCTCGGCTTCTCCGCCGGTTAAGGAGAGAGCGCGACACTATTTGA
- a CDS encoding sterol desaturase family protein has translation MNEAAIRLGVFIGMLTAMALWEAVAPRRSRSYSRLRRWPSNLAVVALNTALVRILLPATAVSLALLGGKRHWGLLNNSPIPYWIAATGSVILLDAAIYLQHVMFHAVPALWRVHRMHHADLDFDVTTGARFHPIEIVLSMLIKFGAIAALGTPALGALIFEVLLNATSMFNHGNVRIPAQLDRYLRWLTVTPDMHRVHHSIVVDETNSNFGFNLSWWDRLLGTYRSQPAAGHNGMTIGIEQFREARELWLDRMLLQPFRGPAGRYPIT, from the coding sequence ATGAACGAAGCAGCGATAAGGCTGGGAGTGTTTATCGGGATGCTGACCGCAATGGCGCTTTGGGAAGCCGTCGCGCCGCGCCGCTCGAGGTCGTACTCAAGGCTCAGGCGCTGGCCGAGCAACCTCGCGGTCGTCGCTTTGAATACCGCACTGGTGAGAATCCTGCTTCCCGCCACGGCCGTGAGCCTGGCCCTGCTCGGAGGAAAACGTCACTGGGGACTGCTCAACAACTCGCCGATCCCATACTGGATAGCGGCGACCGGATCGGTCATTTTGCTCGATGCGGCCATTTACCTTCAGCATGTGATGTTTCATGCGGTGCCAGCGCTCTGGCGCGTCCACCGGATGCATCACGCCGACCTGGACTTTGACGTAACCACTGGTGCGCGCTTCCATCCGATCGAGATCGTGCTCTCGATGCTGATCAAGTTCGGCGCGATAGCCGCGCTGGGGACGCCCGCGCTCGGCGCACTCATCTTCGAGGTTCTGCTCAATGCGACCTCGATGTTCAACCACGGCAATGTTCGAATCCCGGCGCAGCTCGATCGCTACCTTCGCTGGCTGACGGTTACACCCGACATGCACCGGGTCCATCACTCGATCGTGGTGGACGAAACCAACAGCAACTTCGGCTTCAACCTGTCGTGGTGGGACCGCTTGCTTGGAACTTATCGCAGCCAACCGGCCGCCGGGCATAACGGCATGACCATCGGCATCGAGCAGTTCCGTGAAGCGCGGGAGTTGTGGCTCGACCGGATGCTGCTGCAGCCCTTCCGCGGACCCGCGGGCAGATACCCGATAACCTAG
- a CDS encoding CoA transferase: MADSPLSGVRVLDFTWAWAGPFCTQTLAHLGAEVIRIESTLRPCVTRMLPPFADSQPGPNRAGYFNQYNQGKRSILLDLQKPEAVKLAYQLVKHCDVVADNFAAGVIGKLGFSYEKLREIKPDIIQISMSGYGQNGPFRRYVGYGPPASALSGQFWLTGYTGGDPSEIGVSYPDPNAGVMGAYAIIAALLHRDLTGEGQYIDQSQWEAVLVHMAEGLLEWDINHREPVRKGNHDLAMAPHETYKSKGNDDQWVSIAVGTEDEWRSLCQAIGQPALAGDARFKSAELRKKNEADLDAIITAWTRERDKWEATETLQRAGVAAFPSMSNRDLAEDKSLTERGYLVQLEHPEVGRRMHAGIPWKMSRTPSEIRHAAPLRGADTDDVFKTLLGFSQQKIDELRVAEVIK; the protein is encoded by the coding sequence ATGGCCGATTCACCTTTGAGCGGCGTGCGCGTTCTGGATTTTACCTGGGCATGGGCCGGACCGTTCTGTACTCAGACGCTCGCCCATCTCGGCGCCGAAGTCATCCGGATCGAAAGCACGCTCAGGCCGTGCGTCACACGGATGCTGCCGCCGTTCGCCGACAGCCAGCCCGGACCCAATCGCGCGGGCTACTTCAATCAGTACAACCAGGGCAAACGCAGCATCCTGCTCGACCTGCAGAAGCCCGAGGCGGTCAAGCTCGCCTATCAGTTGGTGAAGCACTGCGACGTGGTGGCCGACAACTTCGCCGCCGGCGTAATCGGCAAGCTCGGCTTCAGCTATGAGAAGCTGCGCGAGATCAAACCCGACATCATCCAGATTTCGATGTCCGGTTACGGCCAGAACGGCCCGTTCCGCCGCTACGTCGGCTACGGACCGCCGGCCTCGGCACTCTCCGGACAATTCTGGCTGACCGGCTATACGGGCGGCGACCCTTCCGAGATCGGCGTCTCGTATCCCGATCCCAACGCTGGCGTGATGGGCGCGTATGCGATCATCGCCGCCCTGCTCCATCGCGACCTGACCGGCGAAGGCCAGTACATCGACCAGTCGCAGTGGGAAGCGGTGCTCGTGCATATGGCCGAGGGCCTGCTCGAATGGGACATCAACCATCGCGAGCCGGTGCGCAAGGGTAATCATGACCTGGCGATGGCGCCGCACGAGACCTACAAGAGCAAGGGCAACGACGATCAGTGGGTTTCGATCGCGGTCGGCACCGAGGATGAATGGCGCTCGCTCTGCCAGGCGATCGGCCAGCCCGCGCTGGCCGGCGACGCGCGCTTCAAGAGCGCCGAACTGCGCAAGAAAAACGAAGCCGATCTCGATGCGATAATCACCGCGTGGACGCGCGAGCGCGACAAGTGGGAGGCCACCGAGACGCTCCAGCGTGCGGGCGTGGCCGCCTTCCCCTCGATGAGCAATCGCGACCTCGCCGAGGACAAATCCCTGACCGAGCGCGGCTACCTGGTGCAACTCGAGCATCCGGAAGTCGGACGCCGCATGCATGCCGGCATCCCGTGGAAGATGTCGCGCACGCCGAGCGAGATCCGACATGCGGCGCCGCTGCGCGGGGCGGACACCGACGATGTGTTCAAGACCCTGCTCGGCTTCTCGCAGCAGAAGATCGACGAGCTGCGCGTGGCGGAGGTCATCAAATAG
- a CDS encoding nuclear transport factor 2 family protein, whose amino-acid sequence MTAEEELVQRYFDAFNSHDIEAVMACFHAAPVIVDAAGTRFEGRDEIRRHYETGFALMPDCRCALRTLTGNSGKAVAESLFFGTRPRSGKVVEAIGAEVVEIADGRIKEIRDYHRPLASKSGTT is encoded by the coding sequence ATGACTGCCGAGGAAGAACTGGTGCAACGCTACTTTGATGCGTTCAACAGCCATGACATCGAGGCGGTGATGGCCTGCTTCCACGCGGCCCCGGTAATCGTCGATGCCGCGGGAACACGGTTTGAAGGACGTGACGAAATCAGGCGGCATTACGAGACTGGTTTCGCGCTGATGCCCGATTGTCGCTGCGCCCTTCGCACGCTCACCGGAAACTCGGGCAAGGCTGTCGCCGAATCATTGTTTTTCGGCACGCGGCCGCGAAGCGGAAAAGTAGTCGAAGCTATCGGCGCGGAAGTGGTCGAGATTGCGGACGGCAGAATCAAGGAAATTCGCGATTATCATCGACCGCTCGCTTCAAAATCCGGCACGACGTGA
- a CDS encoding enoyl-CoA hydratase/isomerase family protein has protein sequence MAYENFIVERAGAVATVYFNRPEKLNPITGKLLTEMLEVAAEFRDDDQSRVIILTGKGRSFCAGADIGGLTANAGAKAQGAQTDAGRLRAARTGWRVMDEWERLDQVTIAAVNGFAIGGGLSLAMACDFRIAAAGARIWIPEVALGVPYMWGSVTRLINLVGMGRAKEMIMTCNEIVAEEALKIGLVNRVVPAERLTEAALEFASKLVSKPPMALRRTKEFFRALGNGRLGDITFADGYLGLSCLASEDMSEAMAAFKEKREGQYRGR, from the coding sequence ATGGCTTACGAGAACTTTATCGTCGAGCGCGCGGGCGCAGTCGCAACCGTCTATTTCAACCGGCCCGAGAAGCTCAATCCGATAACAGGCAAGCTTCTGACCGAGATGCTCGAAGTCGCGGCCGAGTTTCGCGACGACGATCAATCGCGCGTCATTATCCTGACCGGCAAGGGCCGCTCGTTCTGCGCCGGCGCAGACATCGGCGGGCTGACGGCGAATGCGGGCGCGAAGGCGCAGGGCGCGCAGACCGACGCCGGGCGGCTGCGCGCGGCGCGCACCGGATGGCGCGTGATGGACGAGTGGGAGCGGCTGGACCAGGTCACGATCGCGGCGGTCAACGGGTTTGCGATCGGCGGCGGGCTCTCGCTCGCGATGGCCTGCGACTTTCGCATCGCGGCCGCCGGCGCGCGCATTTGGATTCCCGAGGTTGCGCTCGGCGTGCCGTACATGTGGGGCTCGGTCACGCGGCTTATCAATCTCGTCGGGATGGGCCGGGCGAAGGAAATGATCATGACGTGCAACGAGATCGTCGCCGAGGAGGCGCTGAAGATCGGACTCGTCAACCGCGTGGTGCCCGCCGAACGCTTAACCGAAGCGGCTTTGGAGTTCGCCAGCAAACTGGTAAGCAAGCCGCCAATGGCGCTGCGGCGGACCAAGGAGTTTTTCCGCGCGCTCGGCAACGGCCGTCTCGGCGACATCACTTTCGCCGACGGCTACCTGGGGCTCTCGTGTCTTGCGAGCGAGGACATGAGTGAGGCGATGGCGGCGTTCAAGGAGAAGCGCGAAGGACAATACCGCGGCCGCTGA
- a CDS encoding CoA transferase, producing the protein MPVRPLDDIRVLDLTHFYNGPYGTLMLSYLGADVIKIEPPRHGEGMRALYRAPGREISIGFAILNVNKRSVTLNLKSDEGRELFKRMVARADVVAENFAYGAMEGFGLGYDVLRAINPRIVYATGKGYGLSGPYRDLPAFDPVVQAMSGVLSTTGEADGPPMKAGPAVVDMLGGIHFAAAILAALRNRDRTGEGMLVEVALQDAIIPALTTHIGAYYGMGITETRNGNASPGGVMVPYNVYPASDGYVLILAGDNHRWRRLSELAGRPELGDDPRFATMKARAAKVEEVDAVVAAWTRQHTREAVMAALNAADVFCGIVKELPEVMTDPHLHARGMLREIDDPRLGRITIWTSPLRMNAEAPAPQSLAPALGADSDEFLRTELGLDPSAIAALRERKVI; encoded by the coding sequence GTGCCAGTTCGCCCGCTCGACGATATCCGGGTGCTCGATCTCACCCACTTCTACAATGGCCCGTACGGGACCCTGATGCTCTCCTACCTGGGCGCCGACGTGATCAAAATCGAGCCCCCTAGACATGGCGAGGGGATGCGCGCGCTCTATCGCGCGCCGGGACGCGAAATCAGTATCGGGTTCGCAATCCTCAACGTGAACAAACGCTCGGTCACGCTGAATTTGAAGAGCGACGAGGGCCGCGAGCTGTTCAAGCGGATGGTCGCGCGCGCCGACGTCGTGGCCGAGAACTTCGCCTACGGCGCCATGGAAGGGTTCGGCCTCGGCTACGACGTGCTGCGCGCTATCAACCCGCGGATCGTGTACGCGACCGGCAAAGGCTACGGACTGAGCGGACCCTATCGCGACCTGCCCGCCTTCGACCCGGTGGTGCAGGCGATGAGCGGGGTACTGAGCACCACGGGCGAAGCCGACGGCCCGCCGATGAAGGCCGGGCCGGCGGTAGTCGACATGCTCGGAGGGATTCATTTCGCGGCCGCGATTCTGGCGGCGCTGCGCAACCGCGACCGCACCGGCGAGGGGATGCTGGTCGAGGTCGCGCTGCAGGACGCGATCATACCCGCGCTGACGACTCATATCGGCGCGTACTACGGGATGGGAATCACCGAGACGCGCAACGGTAACGCCTCTCCCGGCGGCGTGATGGTGCCTTACAACGTTTACCCGGCGAGTGACGGCTACGTGCTGATCCTCGCCGGCGACAATCATCGATGGCGCCGGCTGAGCGAGCTCGCCGGACGGCCGGAACTCGGCGACGACCCGCGCTTCGCCACGATGAAGGCGCGCGCGGCCAAGGTCGAGGAGGTGGACGCAGTGGTCGCGGCGTGGACGCGCCAGCATACGCGCGAGGCGGTCATGGCCGCGCTCAACGCCGCGGACGTCTTCTGCGGAATCGTCAAGGAACTGCCGGAAGTGATGACCGACCCGCATCTGCACGCGCGCGGGATGCTGCGCGAGATCGACGATCCGCGCCTTGGCCGCATCACGATCTGGACGTCGCCGCTGCGGATGAACGCCGAGGCGCCGGCGCCGCAATCGCTTGCGCCCGCTCTCGGAGCCGACAGCGACGAATTCCTGCGCACGGAGCTGGGTCTCGACCCCTCCGCGATCGCCGCGCTTCGCGAGCGCAAGGTGATCTAG
- a CDS encoding PHB depolymerase family esterase, translating into MRNFLTAAAKVASLAALIASAAMRGLAGAQATTAACGPFGSPPVKLLGAVKPACADGERLGPWKDTDGTDRYACLYDASSAKPGRRLPLLVYLHPSLFGPWTIRHTNLLDLRATTSLSGEHGDPGYIVLAPQGRNTAHYYQWPDDRGMGWDNWYRQLSAAGNVKVGKTVYPENVDAATIDHFIAAAARTGRVDTRRIYVTGWSNGAAMGLLYALNRPNVAAVAVYSGPDPFGALVDPCHQKPVSGKPASDAEVQIYNARVPVMLVHNSCDIAGICPNGEKLATELRDAGAKVDDVIVDASGKRVEACLDACGADPNGGLAFMHHPGAWLSGLHHHGEWPDEWTTAMLEFLRAHPLHPSAPPF; encoded by the coding sequence GTGCGCAACTTCCTGACGGCAGCCGCAAAGGTTGCGTCACTCGCCGCGCTGATCGCCTCTGCTGCGATGCGCGGACTTGCGGGTGCGCAAGCCACGACCGCCGCGTGCGGTCCATTCGGGAGTCCTCCGGTCAAGCTGCTCGGCGCGGTCAAGCCCGCCTGCGCGGACGGCGAGAGGCTCGGGCCCTGGAAGGACACCGACGGCACCGACCGCTACGCCTGCCTGTACGACGCGTCCTCGGCGAAGCCCGGCCGCAGACTTCCGCTGCTGGTTTACCTGCATCCGTCGCTGTTCGGGCCGTGGACCATCAGGCACACCAATTTGCTCGACCTGCGCGCCACGACTTCGCTCAGCGGCGAGCACGGCGACCCGGGCTATATAGTACTTGCGCCGCAGGGCCGGAACACCGCGCACTACTATCAATGGCCGGACGACCGCGGGATGGGATGGGACAACTGGTATCGTCAGCTAAGTGCGGCGGGCAACGTCAAAGTCGGCAAGACCGTGTATCCGGAAAACGTCGACGCGGCGACGATCGATCATTTCATCGCGGCGGCGGCGCGCACCGGCAGGGTCGATACGCGGCGGATTTATGTGACCGGATGGTCCAACGGCGCGGCGATGGGCCTGCTCTACGCGCTCAATCGCCCCAACGTCGCGGCGGTGGCCGTCTATTCCGGGCCCGATCCGTTCGGCGCGCTCGTCGATCCGTGCCATCAGAAACCGGTCAGCGGCAAACCGGCGAGCGACGCCGAAGTGCAAATCTACAATGCACGCGTGCCCGTGATGCTCGTGCACAATAGCTGCGACATCGCCGGAATCTGCCCCAATGGCGAAAAGCTGGCGACGGAGCTGCGCGACGCCGGCGCAAAGGTCGATGACGTGATCGTTGACGCCTCAGGCAAGCGGGTCGAGGCGTGCCTGGATGCATGCGGGGCGGACCCCAATGGCGGACTCGCGTTCATGCATCACCCGGGAGCCTGGCTCTCCGGTCTCCATCATCATGGCGAATGGCCCGACGAATGGACCACGGCGATGCTCGAGTTTTTGCGCGCGCATCCGCTGCACCCGTCCGCGCCGCCTTTCTAG
- a CDS encoding CoA transferase, translating into MSTAKDPRGIGALRVVECGQGVSAAFGAKMIADLGAEVIKVEPPGGDLTRRRGPFPADQPDPEKSGLFVYLNANKRGVTADLTRPEGRDLLARLLEKADIFIHNVPPYERASQGLDSAALCAKYPGLIVATISMFGDRGPRANWRGYELNASNAGGWAYLSPGASPYPELPPLKPFGAQCDFQGGAHAALTAIAAMRHKVKTGEGQAIDVCEREAIAAMLEMNFMHWTYAGRETSRLGSRALGPWFLADCQDGKVFVLAVEEHQWQSLVKLMGNPEWASEEIFKDRVSRAQNMDALKALMSEWISGWKVTDLYKAAQEARIPFAPVNTMRQMYESDHLKERKFFVPLEQPGMGKLTVPGAPSQYGKIKWSLRRPAPHLGQHTEEVFCGEFGVPRDQLAKLKQTGVV; encoded by the coding sequence ATGAGCACAGCCAAAGACCCGCGCGGAATTGGCGCGCTCCGGGTGGTCGAATGCGGCCAGGGTGTATCGGCCGCCTTCGGGGCGAAGATGATCGCCGACCTGGGCGCGGAAGTAATCAAGGTGGAGCCCCCGGGCGGCGATCTGACGCGCCGCCGAGGCCCGTTCCCGGCGGACCAGCCCGATCCCGAAAAGAGCGGGCTCTTCGTTTACCTCAACGCCAACAAGCGTGGCGTGACAGCCGATCTGACCAGGCCCGAGGGACGCGACCTGCTCGCGCGCCTGCTCGAGAAGGCGGACATCTTTATTCACAACGTGCCGCCCTACGAGCGCGCGAGCCAGGGCCTCGACAGTGCCGCGCTCTGCGCGAAGTACCCGGGACTGATCGTCGCTACGATCTCGATGTTCGGCGACCGCGGGCCGCGCGCCAACTGGCGCGGCTACGAGCTCAACGCCTCCAATGCCGGCGGCTGGGCGTACCTCAGCCCCGGAGCGTCGCCCTACCCCGAGTTGCCGCCGCTCAAGCCCTTCGGCGCGCAGTGCGATTTCCAGGGGGGCGCGCACGCCGCCCTGACGGCAATCGCGGCGATGCGCCACAAGGTGAAAACCGGCGAGGGCCAGGCTATCGACGTCTGCGAGCGCGAAGCGATCGCGGCGATGCTCGAGATGAATTTCATGCACTGGACCTATGCCGGACGCGAAACCTCGCGCCTGGGCTCGCGCGCACTCGGCCCGTGGTTCCTCGCCGACTGCCAGGACGGCAAGGTCTTCGTCCTCGCGGTCGAAGAGCATCAGTGGCAGAGCCTGGTCAAGCTGATGGGCAATCCCGAGTGGGCCAGCGAGGAGATCTTCAAGGATCGCGTCTCGCGCGCCCAGAACATGGACGCGCTGAAGGCGTTGATGAGCGAGTGGATATCCGGATGGAAAGTCACCGACCTGTACAAGGCGGCGCAGGAGGCGCGGATCCCGTTCGCTCCGGTCAACACGATGCGGCAGATGTATGAAAGCGACCATCTCAAGGAGCGCAAATTCTTCGTGCCGCTGGAACAGCCGGGGATGGGCAAGCTGACGGTGCCGGGCGCGCCCTCGCAGTACGGGAAGATCAAGTGGTCGCTCAGGCGGCCGGCGCCGCACCTCGGCCAGCACACCGAGGAAGTTTTCTGCGGCGAGTTCGGGGTGCCGCGCGATCAACTGGCGAAGCTCAAACAGACAGGTGTGGTCTGA
- a CDS encoding GNAT family N-acetyltransferase → MIPKIRFATPADADLILQFIHGLAEYERAAGSVAATPALIRSQMEQAEPPFQCLIAECDGEPAGFALFFRNYSTWSGRPGLYLEDIFVPERFRGRGVGKALFKRMAQIAIERGWARMEWAVLDWNRPAQEFYRARGAVAKDEWTVWRLDGEALVKTARD, encoded by the coding sequence ATGATTCCGAAGATCCGGTTCGCCACCCCGGCCGACGCCGACCTGATCCTCCAGTTCATCCACGGCCTGGCCGAGTACGAGCGCGCGGCCGGCTCCGTCGCGGCCACGCCCGCGCTAATCCGCTCGCAGATGGAACAGGCCGAACCGCCGTTCCAGTGCCTAATCGCGGAGTGCGACGGTGAGCCCGCCGGCTTCGCGCTCTTTTTTCGAAACTACAGCACCTGGAGCGGGCGCCCCGGCCTCTACCTCGAGGATATTTTCGTCCCCGAGCGTTTTCGCGGCCGCGGCGTCGGCAAGGCACTGTTCAAACGGATGGCGCAAATCGCGATCGAGCGCGGATGGGCGCGGATGGAGTGGGCGGTGCTCGACTGGAACCGTCCCGCGCAAGAATTCTATCGCGCACGGGGAGCGGTCGCGAAGGATGAATGGACGGTGTGGCGGCTCGACGGCGAGGCGCTGGTCAAGACCGCGCGCGACTAA